The following is a genomic window from Nymphaea colorata isolate Beijing-Zhang1983 chromosome 3, ASM883128v2, whole genome shotgun sequence.
TCCAAGCAATAGATCCGGGTTCGATTCCCGGCAAACGCATTTGAacttcacttttcattttttaaactgAGGGTATTTTccctaaataaaaaaataacagttCACCATTTACTTACCTTTTTTCAACTCATCGGTTTATTAAATGTGGGCTCTATGTCATAACCCACAAACTTTTTAAGTCATCGCATCTGATTCTTGTGGTTGCTCATTTGCATATCCAAAGCAATAAATTgatgtatttggattttggaatACTGGAAATCACACATGCTTATGATAAAGAAATTTAGGTCCGATTATAAGAGTAGCAAATTTAAATGTAAAGTTGGACACTCTTTTATCAGACATTCAAATTGAATCCTTTCAACTaaacttaaaatttgtttttaggCATGTTATTATATAATTTCAGACAGAAAAATTGCCAAAAATAGTTTCTCACGAACTGATAACTCCAGTACGTGAAAACtgaaaatctctttttcttttgccactaaaaaattatcttagctaattatgatttttttttaaccttaattttttatttttcgctGACTCAACCCTACCCCTCACCGACTGGCTCGTACCGCCATTGAATTTTCTTCCCTCCTGATATTTCCGCAGGTGTAATAAGAGTGGGGAGTCCAACGACGACGCCGCGCCAAGCTTGCCCTTAGGAAGGCCTAAACGGTCTGTAAGCAAGAAAGCAGGAAAGGCGGAGTTCTCACCCCACCGTCCATTTCCAGATTTCTTGTACCCTCGATACAtcgcacagagagagagagagagagagagagagagagagatgcctgTGTATACCTGCAACGCCTGCAACTCGGAGTTCCAGACGGACGAACAGCAAAAGCTCCATTACAAATCCGAATGGCACCGCTACAACCTCAAGCGAAAGGTGCGCTTTTgcccccttcctttctttctctcttcttcctttcttttgggTTCTTGAGAACTTTACTCTGTTACGAGGTTCGGAGTTAATGGATCTCTTGAATTGCTTTCTTCGTGGCTTTTGGAGTTTGGGATTTGTTTCTTTTGGGCCACCGTTTCAATTCTTCTAGCTGCTCTTGCATTTAAAGAATCAATGGGAAAAGGATTGCGGATTGAGGCTAGTTATGTTTGTCCTTTAATTTCCTGTTGAACAGTGTGTATGAAGACACGAAATCGTAGACTTTCGATTATTGGGATTGTCACACAAGTCGCTGCTGCGATTTTTTCCCATTAAACCGGGCTTATTCACGATCCTTTTGCGATGATATGGTATGTTATTTGGGTTTGTTGTTTTTATTAAGAATGCAAAAGTCGATTAACATTTGTGTTGGTCTGTCAATGGGCGATTAAGGGCAGTGTATTCCGGTGTTGAGTGGGTGGTCGTGCGTTGCTTTGACTGGAATGACAAGTGGGATTGTTTGATGTTATGTATATGCACTTTCACGTCGGGTTCATTAGAAGCGTAAGTATCGAGTGTAACTAATTGTAGTAATGCAACTCAAGTGCGCGTGGTGCATATGGACAACACTGGTGGGTGGTTGCATGCTTCTTTGAGTGGAATAAATGGACAATTCTCTGATATTATGTGTATGCACTCTGAACAAGTTGTTGAATGTCAATTTATCAAGTATTGGATTGTACCAATTACAAGTAATCTATCATGTGCAACTGATTGAAGCAATGTAACTCGAACTACACATGGGAGATTTACAATCAATTTACCAAGGCAACTGATTGAACTAATATAACTCGAGTAAACATGATCAAGTGTTACTGATTGAACTACGTGGTAAGATTCACAAGCTGTTGTCAAAGGAAGCTGATTGAACTAGGTACCGTACGATTATTGTAGCTACTCAAAACCTGCATGTGTAGCCAGAACAAGGTTTCTTGTgcatatatattagaatttaaGGGTTGGCGGATATCTGGCAATGTAACTGGCTGACTCTTTCAGGTTGCTGGAGTTCCTGGAGTGACAGAAGCATTATTTCAAGCAAGGTTAGCAGCATTGGCCGAggaacagaagaaaaaactaGATGAAACTCGGATGCAATATACCTGCACTCTTTGCAGTAAGGAGTATAGAAGTGCCAAAGCTCACGCTCAACATCTCAATTCACGAAGTCATATAATGCGCATGAACCAGGTTGGAGATGTGCAAAGTGCAGGGGTGACTGTACTTAAACCGCTGCGAAACTCTACAAGCAGCAAGTCGACTGCTTTTGACAGACACTTTACTCACAATGAAATGGAAAATGATGAGGATGAAGACAGTGATGAGGAATGGGAGGAGGTTGACCCTGATGATCTCATTATTCATGAGGCAGCTGAGGCTATGACAAATCTGAATGTGAAAGCTGCTGTTGATTCTGATCTTATCCCCAGTGAGAGCGTTGGTGATGGATGGAATTTATCACACTGCTTTATTTGTGACATGAATCCTGATAGCACTATAAAAGGTTGTGTGCAGCATATGCATAAAGAGCATGGCTTTTTTATTCCTGATGTTGAGTATCTGAAGGATCCTACAGGCCTCCTTGCATTTCTAGCGACGAGGGTGAGCATATGCTTTAGGTCAATAAGTTTTAGGTTAATATATTGTCATGATTGTGCATTCTAACTGAAAATGTTCGCTTGTTTTCAGGTAGTGAGggattttgtttgtttgtattGCCATGATAGACGGCAACCATTTGCTAGCTTGGAAGCTGTGAGAAAGCACATGATATCCAAGTCACACTGCAAAGTGAAATATGGAGAGggtggtgatgatgaagatgctgAGTTAGAGGATTTCTATGACTACAGCAGCAGGTATTTGGTTTTCTTTACGCATCTATGCAAGCCACTAGCATattatctttatttatttgtgttttttatttcgTTTTGCTCCACATAGCCATGCATCTTTGTTTCATTCTCCTTTGGTGACCAGTTACCATGCACAACAAGTCACATTTGCAGCTTGTTTTTGGTGAATTTGCTTTAATTGTTTGTGTAAGCTTATGATTAAATAACTTTTGGTTAATTATtagatattttaatcattttgttTATACTTCAATCTAACTTCCAGTTCAGCAGAGCACAAATGTCTCAATTCAACTATTATCTGATCGTTAATTATTagctattttaaaattttaatatatttatcaaTTTTAATCAGGTTTGGTAGAGCATAAAAGGTCCCGGTTTTTGCATGTGAAATTTGAAACGTTATTGGCCTTGCACTTGTAAATATCCTTAAAGGAGTTAAATGTATCCAGCATTTACTTGGATTAGCCACTTTCATTTTTGTCTCTTTAATTTCCAATGGGACAATTATTTAGCCCATGAATTTCAT
Proteins encoded in this region:
- the LOC116251659 gene encoding cytoplasmic 60S subunit biogenesis factor REI1 homolog 1 isoform X1; its protein translation is MPVYTCNACNSEFQTDEQQKLHYKSEWHRYNLKRKVAGVPGVTEALFQARLAALAEEQKKKLDETRMQYTCTLCSKEYRSAKAHAQHLNSRSHIMRMNQVGDVQSAGVTVLKPLRNSTSSKSTAFDRHFTHNEMENDEDEDSDEEWEEVDPDDLIIHEAAEAMTNLNVKAAVDSDLIPSESVGDGWNLSHCFICDMNPDSTIKGCVQHMHKEHGFFIPDVEYLKDPTGLLAFLATRVVRDFVCLYCHDRRQPFASLEAVRKHMISKSHCKVKYGEGGDDEDAELEDFYDYSSSYMDENGKQLVAVDENSNVELGCGGELMITREAGTGISTKIIGARQFARYYRQKPRSTSVEEEDEGASHPKSIVRRRYLFLSRSLACSLSLSNINETFHCRYGKMSVLSVQSRGGFVGMKILKVIRRTGMEPMRARLGIKNNVIRNLPKNVPY
- the LOC116251659 gene encoding cytoplasmic 60S subunit biogenesis factor REI1 homolog 1 isoform X2, translated to MPVYTCNACNSEFQTDEQQKLHYKSEWHRYNLKRKVAGVPGVTEALFQARLAALAEEQKKKLDETRMQYTCTLCSKEYRSAKAHAQHLNSRSHIMRMNQVGDVQSAGVTVLKPLRNSTSSKSTAFDRHFTHNEMENDEDEDSDEEWEEVDPDDLIIHEAAEAMTNLNVKAAVDSDLIPSESVGDGWNLSHCFICDMNPDSTIKGCVQHMHKEHGFFIPDVEYLKDPTGLLAFLATRVVRDFVCLYCHDRRQPFASLEAVRKHMISKSHCKVKYGEGGDDEDAELEDFYDYSSSYMDENGKQLVAVDENSNVELGCGGELMITREAGTGISTKIIGARQFARYYRQKPRSTSVEEEDEGASHPKSIVRRRYGKMSVLSVQSRGGFVGMKILKVIRRTGMEPMRARLGIKNNVIRNLPKNVPY